Below is a window of Gimesia chilikensis DNA.
CAGTTCCCTGCGGGAAACCACACTCGGTCCCGAGCCATGCAGGAAAAAATCAGCCTGTTCAAAAGCCTCTTCCAATTCTGGAGAATCCAGTTTCCCATCTCGGGTGAGGCGACCTTTGACGATCTTCAGATGAGGAAATCGCTTTTGCAGCATCGGTTCGACACCCCGGTCAACACTGTTAGGCCAGAGGATGATCCGAAAATCAGGTGCATAAACTTCGAGCAGTTTCAGAATGCCGGGAGAATGTCCAATGTCGCCGATATTGACAGTCTGCCATCCAGACCGGAGCAGCAGTGTCGGGGCATTTTCTGCCGGTTTCTTATCTTCAGCCCGGGCTGACGGCAGGGAAAATCCCAGTTGAGAGGCTCCTGCAAGAGCCAGGGATTGTGTGAGCGTCTGTTTGAGCCAGTTGCGTCGTGTGTAATTATCTGGAGTCGGTTGCATCAGTTCTCTGTAATCTGTTGAAGGTGTGTCGATTCGGTAGTAAGAATCAGGGATTCCCGCGGGAAGGAACTGTTTCCTACCTGTCCAATCCTGTTCTGCGTGACTATAGTAAGCTGTAAATGCATTGTAGCTGAGATTTAATTGAAGTCTGCCCCTTTTTTAACATCGCTAAAAATTATGCCCGACCAGATTCATATCGCCGACCTGTTACTACGAACCATCATCGGTATTAACGAGGAAGAACGCGAAAAAAAACAGGATGTTCTGATTAACATCACGATGGGCGTCGATCTGAAAGCAGCCGGTCATTCGGATCAGATAGCGGATGCCGTCAATTATCGTACGATTACCAAGGAGATCATTGACCTGGTAGAGAATTCCCAGTTCCAGCTGGTTGAGGCGATGGCACATGAGGTCGCACGGATCTGTCTGGAAGATGCGCGTGTTGAATACGCAGAGGTACGGATTGAAAAACCGGGAGCTCTGCGTTTTGCCCGCTCTGTGGGAGTCAGTGTGGTACGCAGACGCGAGGATTATCAGCAGTGAGCCAGCCCAATCAGGTATTTCTGGCACTGGGCAGTAATATTGAGCCGGAAAAGAATCTGCCTCAGGCAGTCCAGCTGCTGGCTGATTTTGGGACCGTTACAGGAAAATCGTCAGTCTGGCAGAGTGCTCCGGTGGGGGATCCGGACCAGCCGGATTTTCTCAATGCTGCAGTTCTGCTGGAGACAGAACAGAATGCTGATACAATCTGCGAAAGGGTCGTTCCCGAAATTGAAAGCAGATTAAATCGAGTTCGCGACCCTCAGAATAAAAATGGCCCGCGTACCATTGACCTGGATCTGGTTCTCTTTAATCGAGATACCCTGCGGATTGCACACCGTATCATCCCGGACCCCGAGATCGGATCACGAGTGTTTCTGGCAGTGCCTCTGGCGGAGATCGCCCCGGATTACGAAGTCCCGGGACTCAACACCACGTTGTCCGTAATTGCACGTGACTTACAGCAGCTCTCTCAAAATCAGCTACTGCTCCGGGATGAGATCCAGCTCTAAGCGTCTGCCAGGGTCAGGTCATCACCGGGGAGACAGGCCATCGTATACAACAACTGCTGGGCTTCACACTGCGTCTTGTAGGCTTCAGGAATTTTCTTTTCCGTGGCTTCATCCCACTCCAGAATGTAGGTTCGTTCGGAAACTTTCTTACCACGAACTTCGACGACCATTCCCGTCCAGCCTGCGCAGCTGATTTCTGGAAACTCAGGCAGACAGACTCCCTCTTTAACCTGAATCATTGAGCCTGCTTTGATAGCTGACGACGCCTTTTTACCCATAATTTATTTCTACCAAAACATTTTTGAGATATTTTTTTGCAGGAAACCTGTCGGCACGACTGGCAACAGTGTATCGCTAAAGCAGCATGAATTTCAATTGAAGTCGATCCAGAACCGTCGCGTTGAATCGAGAATTTAACAAAAAACGGGAATTCCAGCTGAATAACGTGTTTTTTAAGCAACAGAATCGGAAAACATAAAGGTCATTTCTGATGTGAATGTTGCCATTTTACAACACGGCTTAGCACGCTGATAAATGGAAAAAACAGGAAAAATATCTGCATTCCTGTCAACCGTGACCTATGTTTGTAGTGGATCAATCCCTCCCCTCCTCTGGTCTATTCTCCCGGCTTTGTCCAGCCTGTCAGAATCTGAAGTTCTGACCTGGGAGTAACACTAAATTTCACAGTTGATGAGGCAAGCGATGTTGAAGCGGCACTGCCGTTGGGCATTGAATCAGAAATCGAAGCCAGAGCGTTCTGGAACCACTCTGGTGGAACTGGCGTTCGTGGCGCCTGTTTTTCTGGTGTTCGTCTACGCGATCTTCGAGTTTGGCTACGCCTACATGATTTCGAATATCATTCAGGAGGCAACGCAGGAAGGGGCCAAGCTGGGACGCTGCGAAGATGTCACCACAGCCCAGGTCGAAACACGTGTCCGAGATCTGCTTGACACCGTGTTCGACTCAAATCTGGCCACAATCATGGTCAAAAACGCCAGCCAGTTCGACACTCCAGGCGCGGATGTAGAACAGATCAATTTTTCCGAATTACCCGATCTCGAACTGGCGAATGCAGAGAAAGCACAGCTGTTCATCGTTCGTGTGGAAGTGCCTTACAAAGATGTGCGATTGCTCAATTCATTTTTTGTGGACCCGGTAAAAGCAGCTGAGGCAGCTGATAAGGAGAAAAACCTGGTCCTTTCCGGACATAGTGTCAGGCGACACGAGTGATCATCCGGGAAAACATGTCAGCCTGTAGTAAGTCACTGCAGGGGGAAGAGAAAACATGAGAATCAACTATCACAGAAAAAACAAAACAAACCGACTGGATTCCGACCGCAGAGGTGTTGCTGCGGTCGAATTTGCCGTTATCGCACCTGTGTTCCTGGCTCTGGTGCTGGGAATGGTAGCTGTCCGGCGCGCCGTGCACACCACGACTGTCATGGAAGCCGCCCTGTCGCAGGCAGGACGGCTGGCATCCATGGATGCTGATCTCGATTTACCCTCGGGTACATCGCTGAACGATAAAATTATCCTGGATGTGCGCAACTTTCTGCGTGCTTCCGGTATTGAAAATGATGAGAGCAATCTGACGATCACTATCACCCGCGCTGATGACGCAGATGGCAATGCTCTGGATCCCATGCCTAATCCTCCCAGTTCTGGAGACACTTTCGATTTGAGTGATCCAGATAACCGCAATCGCCTGTTCCGGATTGGGATTGAGATTCCGGAAGGAGCAATGAATTCTAAACTGACGGAAATAATGAATCTGGAAGGTTCCATGGCGAAACCCATGACAGGGGATGCAGTGTGGGATCTGATTTTAAATAACGGCACGACAAAGATTGTCAACTAGTGACAAAACGCATTTGTGATCAGCAGCATTTTGAGAAAACAACTTTATTTTCGGGGAGTCAGAGGGGGTAAAATGAAAATGTTTCAACGAGCCAGAAAAGCGAACGTAAATCTACCCGGCGACCAAAGTCGTCGTGGTGCGTTCATGGTGATGGCGGTACCATTCCTCGTTGCGACCATGGGCTTCATGGCGTTCGGGATTGATATCGCTGTGATCACCATGACCAAAACGAAAATGCGCAATGCAGTCGAGGCAGCCGCCCTGGCTGCAGCGCAACAGATTACCGATGCCGTTCAGACAACGGCAGACGGCATCACAGAAGGCGGTGACGTATCGAGCAGCGTGCAGGACGCGAACTCGATTGCTGTCGAAGCTGCCAAAGCGATGGCCGAGAAAGTCGCCGGGCTGAATGGCGTGTATGTGGATCCGGAGACCGATGTCAAATTCGGTAAACGGTATCAGGACGCCTCTGGTACTTTCCATATGATCTGGGGGGAAACTGCCAAACCATATAACGTGGTGAAAGTCATCGCCCGTCGTGATAATTCAGAAGAAGGTAAGCCAGACTCGCAGTTGCAACTGTTCTTCGCCGGCATCATGGGAGAAAAGACGGCCTCAGTCACTACATCTGCGATCGCCTTCATCGAGGCACGCGATATTGTGCTCGTGCTCGACTACTCCGGCTCGATGAGCTACGACAGTGAATTTGATGCCATGTCCTCTTATCGTCTGGGAAAAACGGCAGTGGAAGACAACCTGGATGATATCTGGAATACACTGGTTGATTCCGGCGCGACTTATTCCAATTCGGCTCAACTCAAGTTTCCTCCTGAAGGCTACGGAAAGATTAACTCCGCCGAGGGACAGTATATTAGTTCCAGCGACGACGATTACATCTTCTGGGCACTGGACCTCGATGAGGTGGACGCCAATGGTAATTTGAAATACCCCTTCCCACAGGAAGGTAAAAATTATTACGGAAGTCTGAACGGCCAGCCCACAGGCTACACGAACAAAAACCTGTGGAAGAACTATATTCGCTGGGTGCGATCGAATGGTACCGTGAGTAATTATGGCTACCGCAAGAAATATGGTTATCGCACTCTGATGGCCTATCTCATCAGCCAACGTAAGAAAAACGACCAGTCTGAAGATCTGTGGCGAGCTCCGATTTATCCATTCCACGCGATGAAAAACGGGGTGACACTGTTTACCCAGTTCCTGGGTGGCCTGGAGTTTGGTGACCACATCGGGCTGGTGACCTATGATGATTCATCCCGAGTCGAATCGGTTCTGAATGACGATGGCGTTTCGGAAACGGTCAACCTGGGTGATGAACTCATCACTAACAACTACACAGATATCAATACGATTCAAAGACACAAGCAGGCTTCGCACTATGCCCCCTACACCGGTATGGGTTACGGGATTCGTGATGCCAGAGAATTGCTGAGTTCACACGGTCGTGCTGGTGCACGTCCGACGATTCTGGTGATGACCGATGGTAACGCGAATCGTTCACCCTCAAACTGGTCTCTCCCGGGAAACTGGGACTGGGATGATGTGACTGATTTTGATGGCGATGGACAGGCTGACTATCAGACCGGCGATCGTCATAAGCAATATGCTCTCTGGCAGGCTGTGGAAGCGGCCAACCTGGGGTATACTGTGCATACCATGACCGTAGGGGCAGGTGCAGACCGAGACCTGATGCGGGCCATTGCCAAGGCCTGCAACGGGATCAGCATCGATGCTCCCGGTGGTGCGACGATCGACGAGATGCGATCACAGCTGTTAATCGCCTTTGGTAAGATTGCAGCTAATGTTCCGCCAGCGAAATTGCTGGCTGATCCGGAAAGTGATTTCTAAGTCTCAACGAATGTCGAAGCATACCTGCTTGGGTTGATTTCTACCTGAGTGAGAAAGAGGTGGTCGAAAGTCGGCCACCTCTTTTCTCGTTTCGATGGACTGTGAAGCCGTAATATTGAAAAGTAATCAGTAGCCTGGAGTTCCTTCAGACGCTGGATTTAGCGTCGTTTTATTGACTGACAGGAAGTGTAGAAATCTCCAAAAATTTATTGAAAAAGCAGAAATTCTTATCGACGAAGAATTAGGATCTATTCATAATAGAACATGTATATCATTGCATGCGAGATTTAAGTTTCCGGTAGTTTTCTGTCGGTGTAACTTATCCTTCCACTACTCTCACCCTGTTTGATAACACGCTCTATTTCAGAGAGCCCTTTCAAAACCATTCAGGGGCAATGAGAAGAGATTTACCTCTTTTCACCACCAGAGTTATTTTAACTTAGGTTTGATAAAAGGGGGTTCTGGTTCATGTCCTTCGACAAGTTCCGCGCTTATTCTTTTTCCGGCATTGCGCTCTGCTCGGTTTTCTTTACGACGCTCATCAATGCGACTCCTTCTCATGCGGATCAAAAGGTCAGCTTTTACCAGCAGGTCCGACCCATTCTACAGGCCCAATGTGCCGGCTGTCACCATCCACGAAATCCGGAGGGTGATTATGTTGTCACTGAATTCGTCGACCTGCTGAAAGGGGGCGAAAGTGAATCGGCTGCCATCGTTCCCGGCAAGCCAGATGAAAGTTACCTGGTAAAATTGATTACACCTGAGGGTAACGAAGCCGAAATGCCCAAGGCGAAAACGCCTCTGGCTCAGGAGCAGATCACCCTGATCCGTACCTGGATCCAGCAGGGAGCAGTGAATGACTCGCCTGCGAAAGTGGAATATCGCTTCAACAAAGAAAATCCACCGACCTATTCAGCACCGCCTGTCATTACTTCGCTGGACTTTTCTCCCGATGGGAAACTCCTGGCTGTCGCCGGCTTTCATGAGGTCCTTTTGCACAAATCAGAAGGAGACCAGATTGTCGGTCGACTGATTGGTAAATCACAGCGGATCGAATCGGTCACCTTCTCTCCCGATGGGAAATACCTGGCAGTGACGGGGGGAACCCCTGCAGAGCGGGGCGAAATTCAAATCTGGGATGTGGCGCAGCAGTCGCTCGTCAAGTCGATTCCCCTCACCTACGACACAATCTATGGCGCCAGCTGGTCTCCCGATGGAAAGCTGCTGGCCTTTGGTTGCAGCGATAACACACTCCGTGCAGTTGAAGTTGCGACCGGTAAAGAAATCCTCTACCAGGGAGCGCACTACGACTGGGTACTGGATACCGTATTTTCTAAAGATGGAAGTCATGTGATTTCTGTCAGCCGGGACCGGACTACCAAACTGACCGAAGTCAAAACACAGCGGTTCATCGATAATATTACATCGATTACTCCTAAAGCACTCACGGGAGGATTGGCAGCCATCGACCGCCATCCCACACAGGATACCGTGCTGGTGGGTGGTGCCGACGGGGTTCCCAAGTTGTATCAGGTCTTCCGTCAGTCCAAACGCGTGATTGGCGATGATGCGAATCTGGTGCGGACCTTCCCTGCCCTCAAAGGCCGGATCTTTGGTGTGGACATTCATCCCAACGGCAAACAGCTGGTCGCTGTCAGCAGTCTGAATCATACCGGGGAATTGAAAGTCTTTTCCTTCGATATTGCTGAGAAAATTCCCGACAATCTGGTTGCAATCTTAAACAAACGCGTCGCTTCGCGCAGTGCTGCCGAAAAGAAGCAGATTGAAGAGAGTCGCACCCAGAATGTGAAACTGGTCAGTGAAGCCCAGGTGCCTGAATCAGGACTTTATACCGTCTGCTATCATCCTCAGGGGGCCGTGATTGCAACCGCTGGACAGGATGGCCAGATACGGTTATATGAGTCCGCGACTGGAAAACTGAAAAAGTCATTTGTTCCGGTTCCATTAAAGCAGACGCAGCCTCAAATCGCCGCGAAACCCGGATCAGGCAAGACTGAGAATCAAGAGTCGCAACAGAACGAACTCGTTGTGATCGACCTCAATCAGGCGAAACTACCGAAGGAGACATTCTCGGGGGCCGACCCAATTGTAAAACTGGAAGTGCAGCCTGCTCAGGCCACCATCGCTCAGAAGTTCGATACAATCCAGTTTCTCGTAACCGGTCATCTGAAATCCGGCACCAAAGCCGATTTGACCCGTCTGGTGAAAGTCAGCCAGAAAGGCGAGCCCATTCTGCATATCTCCGAAACCGGACTGGTGCGTGCGTTGCAGCCTGGGACCGTAGAAGTCAATTTCAGCCTGCAGGGCCAGCAGGTTACTTCGAAAATTCACGTACCCCCCTTCCCCGCAGATTACAGTCCGGATTACTGGCGGGATGTGGCACCTGCGTTTACGAAAATGGGATGTAACTCCGGGCTCTGTCACGGAGCCAACAAAGGGAAAGACGGCTTCAAACTTTCTCTCCGTGGAACTGATGATCTGTTTGACCTGCGTGCCTTCACGGACGACCTGAAATCGCGTCGTGTCAATCTGGCCGCCCCAGAGCAAAGTCTGATTCTCTTAAAAGCCATCGCTGAAGTGCCTCACAAGGGTGGCCAGCTGGCCTTACCCGGGGATGCGCACTACCAGATCGTTTCTTCCTGGATCAATAAGGGAACACCACTGAACCGGGAAGCGGCCCGGGTAGAACGGATCAAGGTCGTGCCTGAGAACCCGGTTGTACCACGTGCCGGACTGCTGCAGCAGTTCCGTGTCCTGGCCACTTATTCCAATGGGGAAGAACGGGATGTTACCAGTGATGCCTTCATTGACTGCAGTAACATCGAAATTGCCAAAATGCATCACGGCGGAATTGCTGAAGTCCTGCGTCGAGGCGAAGCGCCACTGCTGGCCCGTTACGAAGGGAAGTATGCAGCCACGACCGTTACTGTCATGGGCGATCGCTCTGAATTTGCCTGGAAGCAGCAACCGGTTTTTAACTACATTGATCAGCTCGTCGATCAGAAACTGAAAAAGACAAAAACCCTGCCCTCTCAATTGTGTACCGACGCAGAATTTATCCGGCGGGTTTACATCGATCTGACTGGTCTGCCACCCACGATTGAGGATGTGAAAACGTTCCTGGCAGACAAACGCGATTCCCGCCTCAAACGCAATGAACTGATTGATCGTCTGCTCGGTTCCCCGGAATTTGTAGAGCACTGGACTAACAAGTGGGCTGACCTATTGCAGGTTAACCGGAAATATCTGGGCGTTGAAGGGGCAAAGAATTTCCGTGACTGGATTGAAAAATCAGTTTCCGAGAATATGCCTTACGATAAGTTCGCTTACGAAATTCTTTCAGCCAGTGGTTCCAATAAAGCGAATCCTGCTGCATCTTACTTTAAAATCCATCGGACACCTGAAGATACGATGGAAAATACGACGCATTTGTTCCTGGCAATCCGCTTCAACTGCAACAAATGTCATGACCATCCCTTCGAACGTTGGACCCAGGATCAGTACTATGAAACCTCGGCATTCTTCGCTCAATTTGGTCTGAAAGCAGCCCCGGAAAGTAAGGGCCGGAATATTGGTGGTACGGCCGTTGAAAGTGGGAAACCCCTGTTTGAGGTCGTGTATGACAAGAACGAAGGGGAAATGATTCATGAACGAACCGGCTTGAAAACGCCGCCGAAGTTCCCCTACCCTGCTGAGTTCAAAGCCGATCCGAAAGCGGATCTTTCACGTCGTGAAAAACTGGCCCGCTGGATCACCTCGCGGGATAACCAGTACTTCGCCAAAGCATATGCCAACCGGGTCTGGGGATACCTGACCGGAACCGGGCTGATCGAACCGATTGATGACATTCGTGCCGGAAATCCAGCTTCCAATCCAGAACTGCTGCAGAAGCTGACCGAAGATTTCCTGTCTCACGATTTTGACGTACGGCATCTGATGCGCGTGATCTGTCAGTCGCGGACCTATCAGTTGTCTATCGAATCCAACGAATGGAACGAAGACGATAAGATTAATTATTCGCATGCCAAAGCACGTCGTTTGCCTGCAGAGGTGCTTTACGATGCTCTCTGTCGAGTGACCGGTTCTGAATCCAATATTCCGGGTGTTCCTGCGGGGACCCGGGCAGCAGAACTTCCCGATGTGGGCTTCAAATTGAAAAGCGACTTCCTGGCCAAGTTCGGTCGTGCTCAGCGAGAAAGTCCCTGTGAATGCGAACGATCTTCGAGTGTTGAACTGGGACCGGTAATGGCTCTGATCAGTGGTCCTACAGTCGGTAATGCGATCAGTGACCCCAATAATGCCTTAAGTAAGCTGGTTCAGCAGGAAAATAATGACTCTTCCCTGGTCGATTCAATCTTTCTGCGGGTATTAAATCGCCCGGCGACTGCTGAGGAAAAGCAGGCTGGCGTTAAACTGATTCAACAGCAGATTCAGAATGAACACCAGTCACTGAAGCAGCGTCTGGCGGAATATGAAAAGAGCCTGTCTCCCGAGATTGTTCAGCAGGAAAATCAACGGGTTCAGAATATCAAAGACGCACAAGAGAAAATTGCTTCGTTCCAGCAGGCCATCGCCCCCCGCGAAGCCTGGTTGAACAAAGAGCAACAGGCCAGGACAGCACGGTTGCAACAGGAGTTAACGGAGTATCAGAAATCCTTGCAATCCCGGATCGCTGCCTGGGAGAAAGAAGAAACCAAAGGTTCCAATTGGGTCGTCATCAAGCCGGAATCATTGTCGGCGACCAACGAATCGACCCTGCAAGTACAGCAGGATCAGTCGATCCTGGCCAAAGGTAAAAATGGAAAAGGCGACTATCAGATTGTTGCTCAAACAAATCTGAAAGCGCTCTCTGCGGTTCGCCTGGAAGTACTCACCGATGATTCCCTTCCTCAAAAGGGACCGGGACGTTCTGGAGACGGAAACTTCGTTCTCAATGAGTTCGAGGTTTATGCGGCTCCAAAATCAAAACCAGACCAGAAACAGAAGCTGAAACTGTTTAACGCCCAGGCTGATTTCAGCCAGAATACGTATCTGGTTGCGACCGCCATTGATGGCCAGGTTAAGCCATCTGGCGAAGGCTGGGCTGTCTCACCACAGATCGGGAAGCCTCATAAAGCCAGCTTCGACATTCAGTCTCCGCTACCGTCTGATGATCAGGGAGTCATTTTGACCTTTGTCATGAAACAGCACTTTAGCAGTAATACGCATTCTATCGGTCGTTTCCGGCTCGCTATCACCAATGGTAAAGGACCAACTACGCTCGATCAGCATCCCCAGGATATCCGTAACATTCTGGCGAAACAGGCTGATAAGCGTAACGCTGCAGAGAAAAAGAAACTGCTTGACTATTACAGTAAATCAGACAGCAGGCTGCAGTCGATGATCAAAGCAGTTGCGGACAGTAAACAGCCACGGCCAACCGATCCCAAACTTGTCGAATTACAGCAGCATCTGACAGCGATGCAGAATGTGCGTCCCGTCGATCGCAAATTGACCCGTTTGCGTGATGATGTGCAGTTGAGTGCAGAGCAGGTCAAACAGAATCGGCTGATCGCTGCTCAGGACCTCACATGGGCGTTAATCAACAGCCCCGCCTTCCTGTTTAATCATTAAGATTTATCAGGACGGCAGTAACGAATACATGCGGATGGATACAATTCAAAAACAGTTCTCTAACAAAAACTGAGGAGACACAGAAATGCTGATCATTCCAGGTCAATCAGGCAAGGAGCCGTGCGAGTCTCGAAGTCAAATTTCCCGTCGTGATCTGCTGCGGGTCGGCGGTTCCAGTATGATGGGCATGGGGCTGGGAACCATGCTCCAGTTACAGGAAGCTGCGGCCAACAGTAATGAAGGCGGAGGCGGCCCCGGCTGGGCGAAAGCCAAAAGTGTCATTCTGATCTTCCTGCAGGGCGGCCCCAGTCATCTGGACCTGTGGGATCCCAAGGAAAACGTTCCCGATAACGTGCGGAGTGTTTTCCAGCCAATTTCGACAAAGCTGCCTGGTGTGCAGTTCACCGAACTCTTGCCGAATCTGGCGCAGCAGAACGACAAGTTCACCA
It encodes the following:
- the folB gene encoding dihydroneopterin aldolase; the protein is MPDQIHIADLLLRTIIGINEEEREKKQDVLINITMGVDLKAAGHSDQIADAVNYRTITKEIIDLVENSQFQLVEAMAHEVARICLEDARVEYAEVRIEKPGALRFARSVGVSVVRRREDYQQ
- the folK gene encoding 2-amino-4-hydroxy-6-hydroxymethyldihydropteridine diphosphokinase is translated as MSQPNQVFLALGSNIEPEKNLPQAVQLLADFGTVTGKSSVWQSAPVGDPDQPDFLNAAVLLETEQNADTICERVVPEIESRLNRVRDPQNKNGPRTIDLDLVLFNRDTLRIAHRIIPDPEIGSRVFLAVPLAEIAPDYEVPGLNTTLSVIARDLQQLSQNQLLLRDEIQL
- a CDS encoding TadE/TadG family type IV pilus assembly protein — its product is MLKRHCRWALNQKSKPERSGTTLVELAFVAPVFLVFVYAIFEFGYAYMISNIIQEATQEGAKLGRCEDVTTAQVETRVRDLLDTVFDSNLATIMVKNASQFDTPGADVEQINFSELPDLELANAEKAQLFIVRVEVPYKDVRLLNSFFVDPVKAAEAADKEKNLVLSGHSVRRHE
- a CDS encoding TadE/TadG family type IV pilus assembly protein, producing MRINYHRKNKTNRLDSDRRGVAAVEFAVIAPVFLALVLGMVAVRRAVHTTTVMEAALSQAGRLASMDADLDLPSGTSLNDKIILDVRNFLRASGIENDESNLTITITRADDADGNALDPMPNPPSSGDTFDLSDPDNRNRLFRIGIEIPEGAMNSKLTEIMNLEGSMAKPMTGDAVWDLILNNGTTKIVN
- a CDS encoding vWA domain-containing protein, translating into MKMFQRARKANVNLPGDQSRRGAFMVMAVPFLVATMGFMAFGIDIAVITMTKTKMRNAVEAAALAAAQQITDAVQTTADGITEGGDVSSSVQDANSIAVEAAKAMAEKVAGLNGVYVDPETDVKFGKRYQDASGTFHMIWGETAKPYNVVKVIARRDNSEEGKPDSQLQLFFAGIMGEKTASVTTSAIAFIEARDIVLVLDYSGSMSYDSEFDAMSSYRLGKTAVEDNLDDIWNTLVDSGATYSNSAQLKFPPEGYGKINSAEGQYISSSDDDYIFWALDLDEVDANGNLKYPFPQEGKNYYGSLNGQPTGYTNKNLWKNYIRWVRSNGTVSNYGYRKKYGYRTLMAYLISQRKKNDQSEDLWRAPIYPFHAMKNGVTLFTQFLGGLEFGDHIGLVTYDDSSRVESVLNDDGVSETVNLGDELITNNYTDINTIQRHKQASHYAPYTGMGYGIRDARELLSSHGRAGARPTILVMTDGNANRSPSNWSLPGNWDWDDVTDFDGDGQADYQTGDRHKQYALWQAVEAANLGYTVHTMTVGAGADRDLMRAIAKACNGISIDAPGGATIDEMRSQLLIAFGKIAANVPPAKLLADPESDF
- a CDS encoding DUF1549 domain-containing protein, producing the protein MSFDKFRAYSFSGIALCSVFFTTLINATPSHADQKVSFYQQVRPILQAQCAGCHHPRNPEGDYVVTEFVDLLKGGESESAAIVPGKPDESYLVKLITPEGNEAEMPKAKTPLAQEQITLIRTWIQQGAVNDSPAKVEYRFNKENPPTYSAPPVITSLDFSPDGKLLAVAGFHEVLLHKSEGDQIVGRLIGKSQRIESVTFSPDGKYLAVTGGTPAERGEIQIWDVAQQSLVKSIPLTYDTIYGASWSPDGKLLAFGCSDNTLRAVEVATGKEILYQGAHYDWVLDTVFSKDGSHVISVSRDRTTKLTEVKTQRFIDNITSITPKALTGGLAAIDRHPTQDTVLVGGADGVPKLYQVFRQSKRVIGDDANLVRTFPALKGRIFGVDIHPNGKQLVAVSSLNHTGELKVFSFDIAEKIPDNLVAILNKRVASRSAAEKKQIEESRTQNVKLVSEAQVPESGLYTVCYHPQGAVIATAGQDGQIRLYESATGKLKKSFVPVPLKQTQPQIAAKPGSGKTENQESQQNELVVIDLNQAKLPKETFSGADPIVKLEVQPAQATIAQKFDTIQFLVTGHLKSGTKADLTRLVKVSQKGEPILHISETGLVRALQPGTVEVNFSLQGQQVTSKIHVPPFPADYSPDYWRDVAPAFTKMGCNSGLCHGANKGKDGFKLSLRGTDDLFDLRAFTDDLKSRRVNLAAPEQSLILLKAIAEVPHKGGQLALPGDAHYQIVSSWINKGTPLNREAARVERIKVVPENPVVPRAGLLQQFRVLATYSNGEERDVTSDAFIDCSNIEIAKMHHGGIAEVLRRGEAPLLARYEGKYAATTVTVMGDRSEFAWKQQPVFNYIDQLVDQKLKKTKTLPSQLCTDAEFIRRVYIDLTGLPPTIEDVKTFLADKRDSRLKRNELIDRLLGSPEFVEHWTNKWADLLQVNRKYLGVEGAKNFRDWIEKSVSENMPYDKFAYEILSASGSNKANPAASYFKIHRTPEDTMENTTHLFLAIRFNCNKCHDHPFERWTQDQYYETSAFFAQFGLKAAPESKGRNIGGTAVESGKPLFEVVYDKNEGEMIHERTGLKTPPKFPYPAEFKADPKADLSRREKLARWITSRDNQYFAKAYANRVWGYLTGTGLIEPIDDIRAGNPASNPELLQKLTEDFLSHDFDVRHLMRVICQSRTYQLSIESNEWNEDDKINYSHAKARRLPAEVLYDALCRVTGSESNIPGVPAGTRAAELPDVGFKLKSDFLAKFGRAQRESPCECERSSSVELGPVMALISGPTVGNAISDPNNALSKLVQQENNDSSLVDSIFLRVLNRPATAEEKQAGVKLIQQQIQNEHQSLKQRLAEYEKSLSPEIVQQENQRVQNIKDAQEKIASFQQAIAPREAWLNKEQQARTARLQQELTEYQKSLQSRIAAWEKEETKGSNWVVIKPESLSATNESTLQVQQDQSILAKGKNGKGDYQIVAQTNLKALSAVRLEVLTDDSLPQKGPGRSGDGNFVLNEFEVYAAPKSKPDQKQKLKLFNAQADFSQNTYLVATAIDGQVKPSGEGWAVSPQIGKPHKASFDIQSPLPSDDQGVILTFVMKQHFSSNTHSIGRFRLAITNGKGPTTLDQHPQDIRNILAKQADKRNAAEKKKLLDYYSKSDSRLQSMIKAVADSKQPRPTDPKLVELQQHLTAMQNVRPVDRKLTRLRDDVQLSAEQVKQNRLIAAQDLTWALINSPAFLFNH